A region of Myxococcus stipitatus DSM 14675 DNA encodes the following proteins:
- a CDS encoding SpoIID/LytB domain-containing protein: MGWASMVAVLLAATPTFVTRGDVTPEPDLRREAEAGWAALEAVYVAEAGGAPAKAPASIVLQKGAALTPERNAQGRPGFVELRQNTPGVLDERLRVALRHELAHQLLWWACPQSSEDRLFHEAFAVALSGELPAWREGAYQSLSRAAAELAAAPAVDSTRARRALARLLSESVGFPKALSRRLRQCHDGARWVVPLSIDELADVQVRAAGPATVVVSRHSGEVLVSEGDVRRALPYGSVLKPFVYAAGVGHPVLPPRAEVQEWACGPDLPKRVDARTAMLRSCNGYFLDWEASGSAPRGFGAWEPVLSALGLTGKPADMADVVGLRSTLALSPWGMAQAYRLLAEARPDVLALLADNAARGTLAELPASKALSGVSTKTGTVRDAASRPQYGWIAAVDADLIVVAVRPGKMPRQFAEEIPEALARARKQAGLEAARVQVLGLVSSREVEARCSGVGFAVEEGMPKAAPVEWARLEGLTARGAAVCLGAPWRLRFPKGPEEGRDYAGVFSWSPAPPYRPPPGVPTSSSAMKARRGSDFVFRTTRLQYTAGVVAAEDVTLKGEARLALARVVAHNERHSRHPGRAVCDTTHCQAFRGTVRVQRDDAKALGLPALKWKEWLLFSQGGQEPWKEERTRGEVERILGKGLVSLRFEAGRVQYLLTERDGSATYEEGRSLPCELLRSGLKLASCPRTASFNGGVLVFEGRGRGHGEGLDVEAAKASGLRSDAILEGAYGRGRPEPRDGDVE; this comes from the coding sequence ATGGGGTGGGCCTCCATGGTGGCCGTGCTGCTGGCGGCCACCCCCACCTTCGTCACGCGAGGGGACGTGACGCCCGAGCCGGACCTTCGCCGCGAGGCGGAAGCCGGCTGGGCGGCACTGGAGGCGGTGTACGTGGCGGAGGCGGGTGGAGCGCCGGCGAAGGCCCCGGCCTCCATCGTCCTCCAGAAGGGCGCGGCCCTGACGCCCGAGCGCAACGCGCAGGGCCGTCCGGGCTTCGTCGAGCTGAGGCAGAACACGCCCGGCGTGCTGGATGAGCGGCTGCGCGTGGCGCTGCGGCACGAGCTGGCGCATCAGCTCCTGTGGTGGGCCTGTCCCCAGTCGAGCGAGGACCGGCTGTTCCATGAAGCCTTCGCGGTGGCACTGAGCGGTGAATTGCCCGCGTGGCGCGAGGGGGCCTATCAATCCCTCTCACGCGCGGCGGCGGAGCTGGCGGCGGCGCCCGCGGTGGACTCGACGCGGGCGCGGCGGGCACTGGCGCGGCTGCTCAGTGAGTCGGTGGGGTTTCCCAAGGCGCTGTCTCGCCGTTTGCGTCAGTGTCACGACGGCGCGCGGTGGGTGGTGCCGCTGTCCATCGACGAGCTGGCGGACGTGCAGGTGCGCGCGGCGGGGCCGGCCACGGTGGTGGTGAGCAGGCACTCGGGAGAGGTGCTGGTGTCGGAGGGCGACGTGCGGCGCGCGCTGCCGTATGGCTCGGTGTTGAAGCCCTTCGTGTACGCGGCGGGCGTGGGGCACCCGGTGCTCCCTCCGCGCGCGGAGGTGCAGGAGTGGGCGTGCGGGCCGGACCTGCCGAAGCGGGTGGATGCGCGCACGGCGATGCTGCGCTCGTGCAACGGGTACTTCCTGGACTGGGAGGCGAGTGGCTCGGCGCCTCGAGGCTTCGGTGCGTGGGAGCCCGTGTTGTCGGCGCTGGGGCTGACGGGGAAGCCCGCGGACATGGCGGACGTGGTGGGGCTGCGCTCCACGCTGGCGCTGTCACCGTGGGGGATGGCGCAGGCGTATCGGCTGCTGGCGGAGGCTCGGCCGGATGTGCTCGCGCTGCTGGCGGACAACGCGGCGCGGGGCACGCTGGCGGAGCTGCCCGCGTCGAAGGCGCTCTCGGGCGTGTCGACGAAGACGGGCACGGTGCGGGACGCGGCGAGCCGGCCCCAGTACGGCTGGATTGCGGCGGTGGATGCGGACTTGATTGTGGTGGCGGTGCGCCCCGGGAAGATGCCGCGCCAGTTCGCGGAGGAGATTCCGGAGGCCCTCGCCCGCGCGCGCAAGCAGGCGGGGCTGGAGGCCGCGCGGGTGCAGGTGCTGGGGCTCGTGTCCTCGCGCGAGGTGGAGGCGCGGTGCTCGGGCGTGGGCTTCGCGGTGGAGGAGGGGATGCCGAAGGCGGCGCCCGTGGAGTGGGCTCGGCTGGAGGGGCTCACGGCGCGCGGCGCGGCGGTGTGTCTGGGCGCGCCCTGGCGGCTTCGGTTCCCGAAGGGACCGGAGGAGGGGCGGGACTACGCGGGGGTCTTCTCGTGGTCCCCCGCGCCCCCGTACCGGCCACCTCCGGGCGTGCCCACGTCGAGCAGCGCGATGAAGGCGCGGCGGGGCTCGGACTTCGTGTTCCGCACCACGCGCCTGCAATACACGGCGGGCGTGGTGGCGGCGGAGGACGTGACGCTGAAGGGCGAGGCGCGTCTGGCGTTGGCGCGAGTGGTGGCGCACAACGAGCGGCACAGCCGTCACCCGGGGCGCGCCGTCTGCGACACGACGCACTGTCAGGCCTTCCGAGGCACGGTGCGCGTGCAGCGCGACGACGCGAAGGCGCTGGGACTGCCCGCGCTGAAGTGGAAGGAGTGGCTGTTGTTCTCGCAGGGAGGACAGGAGCCCTGGAAGGAGGAGCGGACCCGAGGCGAGGTCGAGCGGATTCTCGGCAAGGGGCTGGTGTCCCTGCGCTTCGAGGCGGGGCGGGTGCAATACCTGCTCACCGAGCGCGATGGCTCGGCGACGTACGAGGAGGGGCGCTCGCTGCCGTGTGAGCTGTTGCGCTCGGGCTTGAAGCTGGCGTCGTGTCCTCGGACGGCCTCGTTCAACGGTGGGGTGCTCGTCTTCGAGGGACGCGGGCGCGGCCATGGAGAGGGCTTGGACGTCGAGGCGGCGAAGGCCAGCGGGCTTCGCAGCGATGCGATTCTCGAGGGCGCGTATGGACGGGGGCGGCCGGAGCCTCGCGACGGGGATGTAGAGTAG
- a CDS encoding response regulator transcription factor, with the protein MNSPPIDVLLIEDDSHLARLTAEYLERFGVRTCVARDGELGLQEASRRSFDAILIDIMLPRKDGLTVCRELRARSAVPILMLTARGEEADRVMGLELGADDYLAKPFSSRELLARIQALVRRSRGHLGPSREVLRVGELTLDRAAMKATLKGQALPLTQHEFALLLGLAERAGRVLSREQLLELAKHGGVDGPVDRAIDVHVSRLRQKLGDDARNPRLLKTVRGVGYVLERGDET; encoded by the coding sequence ATGAACTCGCCCCCCATCGACGTGCTCCTCATCGAGGACGACAGCCACCTCGCGCGGCTCACCGCCGAGTACCTGGAGCGCTTCGGCGTGCGGACCTGTGTCGCGCGCGACGGCGAGCTGGGCTTGCAGGAGGCCTCGCGGCGCTCGTTCGACGCCATCCTCATCGACATCATGCTGCCTCGGAAGGACGGGCTCACCGTGTGCAGGGAGCTGCGCGCGCGCTCGGCGGTACCCATCCTGATGCTCACCGCGCGGGGCGAGGAGGCGGACCGGGTGATGGGCCTGGAGCTGGGCGCGGATGACTACCTGGCCAAGCCCTTCTCCTCGCGCGAGCTGCTGGCGCGCATCCAGGCGCTGGTGCGCCGCAGCCGGGGACACCTGGGCCCTTCGCGGGAGGTGCTGCGCGTGGGAGAGCTCACGCTGGACCGCGCGGCCATGAAGGCCACGCTCAAGGGACAGGCCCTGCCGTTGACCCAGCATGAGTTCGCGTTGCTGCTGGGACTGGCGGAGCGCGCCGGACGGGTGCTCTCGCGCGAGCAACTCCTGGAGCTGGCGAAGCACGGGGGCGTGGACGGCCCCGTGGACCGCGCCATCGACGTGCACGTGTCGCGGCTGCGCCAGAAGCTGGGGGACGACGCGCGCAACCCACGGCTGCTCAAGACGGTGCGCGGCGTGGGCTACGTGCTGGAGCGAGGGGACGAGACATGA
- a CDS encoding DUF4142 domain-containing protein codes for MARKIRGGGVAALAATLAFGAMTAALAEDADKKVKKEQKAVGEAAAERTLYVGKLVLFDAKQVALGNLALEKSQNPEVRAFAQKLVDERRQHMSDLRTWADDKSIEVANIDLSGPSSATGGSGSAPPAMQEGFDKKMEGVDERLNKAITEAEKDLDKLREKDGKDFDKAFLSRVADDGKKGQDLVKDGQKKYSSDAAFIALLSKTRQGIEREETQAKDLEKLMR; via the coding sequence ATGGCTCGAAAGATTCGTGGTGGTGGAGTGGCGGCCCTGGCGGCGACGCTGGCGTTTGGGGCCATGACGGCCGCGCTCGCGGAGGATGCGGACAAGAAGGTGAAGAAGGAGCAGAAGGCGGTCGGCGAGGCGGCGGCGGAGCGCACGCTGTACGTGGGCAAGCTGGTGCTCTTCGACGCCAAGCAGGTGGCCCTGGGCAACCTGGCGCTGGAGAAGTCGCAGAACCCGGAGGTGCGCGCGTTCGCCCAGAAGCTGGTGGATGAGCGCCGGCAGCACATGTCCGACCTGCGGACGTGGGCGGACGACAAGTCCATCGAGGTCGCGAACATCGACCTGAGCGGCCCGAGCTCCGCGACGGGGGGCTCCGGGTCCGCGCCCCCCGCGATGCAGGAGGGCTTCGACAAGAAGATGGAGGGCGTCGACGAGCGCCTGAACAAGGCCATCACCGAGGCCGAGAAGGACCTGGACAAGCTCCGGGAGAAGGACGGCAAGGACTTCGACAAGGCGTTCCTCTCGCGCGTCGCGGATGACGGCAAGAAGGGGCAGGACCTGGTGAAGGACGGGCAGAAGAAGTACAGCTCGGATGCCGCCTTCATCGCCCTGCTCAGCAAGACGCGCCAGGGCATCGAGCGCGAGGAGACGCAGGCGAAGGACCTGGAGAAGCTCATGCGCTGA
- a CDS encoding ATP-binding cassette domain-containing protein produces MYALQDVSKRFGTTQALRSLTLSLPEGRTTVLLGPSGCGKSTLIRLLNGLLHPDTGRVLYAGKPLPTEAKALLELRHRVGYALQGGGLFPHLSGEGNLTLMARHLRWPEARIRERRDLLVELTRFPREALGRYPAQLSGGQRQRVALMRALMLDPEVLLLDEPLGALDPLVRHELQADLRSIFARLRKTVVLVTHDLAEAAFLGDDIVLMREGQVVQQGRLVDLEQRPADPFVTRFIQAQRWASTSESSPAPEGAPT; encoded by the coding sequence GTGTATGCCTTGCAGGATGTCTCCAAGCGCTTCGGGACGACGCAGGCGCTGCGCTCGCTGACGCTCAGCCTGCCGGAGGGGCGCACCACGGTGCTGCTCGGGCCGAGTGGCTGTGGGAAGTCCACGCTGATTCGGCTGCTCAATGGCTTGCTTCATCCGGACACGGGCCGTGTCCTGTACGCGGGCAAGCCCCTGCCCACGGAGGCGAAGGCGCTGCTCGAGCTTCGCCATCGCGTGGGGTACGCGCTCCAGGGGGGCGGGCTGTTCCCGCACCTCTCTGGGGAGGGGAACCTCACGCTCATGGCCCGACACCTGCGCTGGCCGGAGGCGCGCATCCGCGAGCGGAGGGACCTGCTGGTGGAGCTGACGCGGTTTCCTCGCGAGGCGCTCGGACGATATCCGGCGCAGCTCTCGGGCGGGCAGCGGCAGCGTGTGGCGCTGATGCGGGCGCTGATGTTGGACCCGGAGGTGTTGCTGCTCGATGAGCCGCTGGGCGCGCTGGACCCGCTCGTGCGGCATGAGCTGCAGGCGGACCTGCGGAGCATCTTCGCGCGGCTGCGCAAGACGGTGGTCCTGGTGACGCATGACCTCGCGGAGGCGGCGTTTCTGGGAGACGACATCGTCCTGATGCGTGAGGGGCAGGTGGTGCAGCAGGGGCGCCTGGTGGACCTGGAGCAACGCCCCGCGGACCCGTTCGTCACGCGCTTCATCCAGGCGCAGCGGTGGGCCTCCACCTCTGAGTCCAGTCCCGCTCCCGAGGGGGCGCCGACATGA
- a CDS encoding serine hydrolase domain-containing protein — protein MLAAGMLLFGASPALAAPAQDLPRAESPEAEGIDPKALERLLAEAQVTHSSAVVILKNGKLIGEWSFRQAPTRIEAMSVTKSVVGMAVVKLVADGKIPSLDVPVHQYFPEWNQGRKKDITLRHLLNHSSGIDVGEGTREIYASPDFVKLALASEMAHAPGTQIQYNNKAVNLLAAIVEKASGKRLDRYLGDALFRPMGITDYRWDLDRAGNPHAMSGLQIRPRDLAKLGQLLVNGGLWQLRQLLPQEWVKRMLAPGEGPASATGLLWWPEPAWRRSFVDEVLLSAWKQAGVPQPIIQAATALLGRDFQDEDSYFDALGVPLPELQKEVMGRNQKWRQTEMGPLVGANANGWLGQFLVVLPEHQLVAVRMYSYPEDAKGDPDPADSFGAFPLRVKELVHVGPPTVGSATQPQGSASPR, from the coding sequence TTGCTCGCCGCGGGCATGCTGCTCTTCGGAGCAAGCCCGGCCCTCGCCGCGCCGGCCCAGGACCTGCCGCGCGCCGAGTCCCCCGAGGCGGAGGGCATCGACCCGAAGGCCCTGGAGCGGCTGCTCGCGGAGGCCCAGGTCACGCACTCCAGCGCGGTCGTCATCCTGAAGAACGGCAAGCTCATCGGGGAGTGGAGCTTCCGCCAGGCCCCCACCCGCATCGAGGCGATGTCCGTCACCAAGTCCGTGGTGGGCATGGCCGTGGTGAAGCTGGTCGCGGACGGGAAGATTCCCTCGCTGGACGTGCCGGTGCACCAGTACTTCCCCGAGTGGAATCAGGGCCGCAAGAAGGACATCACCCTGCGCCACCTGCTCAACCACTCCTCGGGCATCGACGTCGGGGAGGGCACGAGGGAGATCTACGCGAGCCCGGACTTCGTGAAGCTCGCGCTGGCCTCGGAGATGGCCCACGCCCCCGGCACTCAAATCCAGTACAACAACAAGGCGGTCAACCTGCTGGCGGCCATCGTCGAGAAGGCGTCCGGCAAGCGCCTGGACCGCTACCTCGGCGACGCGCTCTTCCGCCCCATGGGCATCACCGACTATCGCTGGGACCTGGACAGGGCGGGCAATCCCCACGCCATGTCGGGCCTGCAAATCCGGCCGCGAGACCTGGCGAAGCTGGGCCAGCTCCTGGTGAACGGGGGCCTGTGGCAGCTCCGCCAGCTCCTGCCCCAGGAGTGGGTCAAGCGGATGCTGGCCCCAGGTGAAGGCCCCGCCAGCGCGACGGGCCTCCTGTGGTGGCCCGAGCCCGCGTGGCGCCGGAGCTTCGTGGATGAGGTGCTGCTGTCCGCCTGGAAGCAGGCGGGCGTCCCACAGCCCATCATCCAGGCGGCGACGGCGCTGCTCGGCCGCGACTTCCAGGACGAGGACAGCTACTTCGATGCGCTGGGGGTCCCCCTTCCCGAGCTCCAGAAGGAAGTCATGGGCCGGAACCAGAAGTGGAGGCAGACGGAGATGGGCCCCCTCGTCGGAGCCAACGCCAATGGCTGGCTGGGACAGTTCCTGGTCGTCCTTCCCGAGCACCAGCTGGTCGCGGTGCGCATGTACAGTTACCCCGAGGACGCGAAGGGCGACCCCGACCCCGCGGACTCCTTCGGGGCCTTCCCTCTTCGCGTGAAGGAGCTGGTGCATGTGGGGCCGCCCACCGTGGGCAGCGCCACGCAGCCCCAAGGCTCCGCGTCCCCACGCTAG
- a CDS encoding glycine betaine ABC transporter substrate-binding protein produces MSVWRRVLAVLLVLAGMTVACGRASSTEGAPSVRVGSKKFTESVILGEMVAQLAKSTGASVRHRRELGGTAVLWEALRRDELDVYPEYTGTLRLELLSRLRLKDDEALRAALADEGLRMSAPLGFNNTYALGMKEAEAERLGIRRISDLRAHPDLRLGFSNEFMERADGWPALRDTYRLPQKDVRGLDHDLAYRGLEAGSVQVTDLYSTDAEIAAHGLRVLEDDAHHFPVYDAVLLYRADLETRAPEALAAMLRLSGALSEDAMVKLNARARVDRVPEAQVASDFLGGHLGVATKVQGEGLASRVWRRTREHLSLVGLSLLAAVAFAVPLGVIAARRPRLGQAVLGLAGILQTIPSLALLVVMIPLLGIGSRPALAALFLYSLLPIVRNTAAGLTGIPLEVRESADALGLSPRARLWRIDLPMASPSILAGIQTAAVINVGTATLGALVGAGGYGQPILTGIRLDDTGLILEGAIPAAVLALLVSAGVEAAGRVLVPRGLRLRAESESR; encoded by the coding sequence ATGAGCGTGTGGCGGCGAGTCCTCGCGGTGCTCCTCGTGCTCGCGGGGATGACGGTGGCCTGTGGGCGCGCGAGCTCGACGGAGGGCGCTCCTTCCGTGCGCGTGGGGTCCAAGAAGTTCACAGAGTCCGTCATCCTGGGAGAGATGGTGGCGCAGCTCGCGAAGAGCACGGGCGCTTCGGTGCGGCACCGGCGCGAATTGGGCGGCACCGCGGTGCTCTGGGAGGCCCTGCGCCGCGATGAGCTGGATGTGTATCCCGAGTACACCGGCACCCTGCGTCTGGAGTTGTTGTCGCGCTTGAGGTTGAAGGACGACGAGGCGCTGCGTGCGGCGCTCGCCGATGAAGGGCTGCGGATGAGCGCACCGCTGGGCTTCAACAACACGTATGCGCTGGGCATGAAGGAGGCCGAAGCCGAGCGACTCGGCATCCGCCGCATCTCCGACCTGCGCGCCCACCCGGACCTCCGCTTGGGCTTCAGCAACGAGTTCATGGAGCGCGCCGACGGCTGGCCCGCGCTGCGCGACACCTATCGCCTCCCGCAGAAGGACGTGCGGGGCCTGGACCATGACCTCGCCTATCGCGGCCTGGAGGCGGGCTCTGTGCAGGTGACGGACCTGTACTCGACGGACGCCGAGATTGCCGCCCATGGCCTGCGCGTGCTCGAGGACGACGCGCACCACTTCCCCGTGTACGACGCCGTGCTGCTCTATCGCGCGGACCTGGAGACGCGGGCCCCCGAGGCGCTCGCGGCCATGCTCCGGCTGTCGGGCGCGCTGTCGGAAGACGCGATGGTGAAGCTCAACGCCCGGGCCCGCGTGGACCGGGTCCCCGAGGCGCAGGTGGCCTCGGACTTCCTCGGAGGCCACCTGGGTGTCGCGACGAAGGTCCAGGGGGAGGGCCTGGCCTCTCGCGTGTGGCGACGGACCCGAGAGCACTTGTCCCTCGTCGGTCTGTCATTGCTGGCGGCCGTGGCGTTCGCCGTCCCGTTGGGCGTCATCGCCGCGCGGCGTCCCCGCTTGGGCCAGGCCGTGCTGGGATTGGCGGGTATCCTCCAGACGATTCCCTCGCTGGCGCTGCTGGTGGTGATGATTCCCTTGTTAGGGATTGGCTCACGTCCGGCCCTGGCCGCGCTGTTCCTCTACAGCCTGCTGCCCATCGTCCGGAACACCGCCGCGGGGCTGACAGGCATTCCCCTGGAGGTGCGTGAGTCCGCGGACGCGCTCGGTCTGTCCCCGCGCGCGAGGCTCTGGCGCATCGACCTGCCCATGGCCTCCCCCTCCATCCTCGCGGGCATCCAGACGGCCGCCGTCATCAACGTGGGCACCGCCACCCTCGGCGCGCTGGTGGGCGCGGGTGGCTATGGCCAGCCCATCCTCACGGGCATCCGCCTGGATGACACGGGGCTCATCCTCGAGGGCGCGATTCCCGCCGCCGTGCTGGCCTTGCTCGTCAGCGCGGGGGTGGAAGCCGCGGGGCGCGTGCTCGTGCCCCGAGGACTCCGCCTGCGCGCGGAGTCGGAGTCTCGCTGA
- a CDS encoding HAMP domain-containing sensor histidine kinase translates to MKPLQWFHPRRMFWRIYLYGLVMLVGLVSALILSDKVMGETPGEAIVSENYKRLQTLALTGDPKLGPVLDDLKKENGAIATLYDMEGKVKVSSAQPPLEPLDEKEMGQFRGGRFWFKRPGGTAMLVPSWNDNHVVGYLLYISETPRNYYSLMGGLLALALFVMAVVALPAARLIASPLERLTSVVEEFGQGRLSARTGLQGRSEVATLGRSFDEMAARMEGLIRGQKELLANVSHELRTPLARLGVTLDLVEDGNPDELAKRLPELRRDIGELQQLVDGVMQMARLDLEVNQAGQPGPRVQRAALPLHGFLNDTAERFQRGAPECPLQLEIPEDLPSLDADAVLVRRALHNLLDNARKYSEPGSPVTLRALVDADSVRLEVEDRGIGISATDLAQLSTPFFRTDRSRARETGGLGLGLTLVRRIVEAHGGTLSFHHAAEQGTRATLTFPKPSSVQSAA, encoded by the coding sequence ATGAAGCCGCTCCAGTGGTTCCACCCGCGCCGGATGTTCTGGCGCATCTACCTCTACGGCCTGGTGATGCTGGTGGGCCTGGTCTCCGCCTTGATCCTCTCCGACAAGGTGATGGGGGAGACCCCCGGGGAGGCCATCGTCTCGGAGAACTACAAGCGGCTTCAGACACTGGCCCTCACGGGAGACCCGAAGCTCGGCCCCGTATTGGACGACCTCAAGAAGGAGAACGGGGCCATCGCCACGCTGTATGACATGGAGGGCAAGGTGAAGGTCTCCTCCGCGCAACCGCCCCTCGAACCCCTGGACGAGAAGGAGATGGGGCAGTTTCGGGGAGGGCGGTTCTGGTTCAAGCGGCCGGGGGGCACCGCCATGCTCGTGCCCTCCTGGAACGACAACCACGTGGTGGGCTACCTGCTCTACATCTCCGAGACGCCACGCAATTACTATTCACTGATGGGGGGCCTGCTGGCGCTCGCGCTGTTCGTGATGGCGGTGGTCGCGCTGCCCGCCGCGCGGCTGATTGCCTCCCCCTTGGAGCGACTGACGTCGGTGGTGGAGGAGTTCGGCCAGGGCCGCCTGTCCGCGCGCACCGGCCTCCAGGGCCGCAGTGAAGTGGCGACGCTGGGGCGCTCCTTCGACGAGATGGCCGCCAGGATGGAGGGCCTCATCCGAGGCCAGAAGGAGCTGCTCGCCAATGTCTCTCACGAGCTGCGCACGCCCCTGGCCCGGCTCGGTGTGACGCTGGACCTGGTCGAGGATGGGAACCCCGATGAGCTGGCGAAGCGACTGCCCGAGCTGCGGCGGGACATCGGCGAGCTCCAGCAGCTCGTGGATGGGGTGATGCAGATGGCGCGGCTGGACCTGGAGGTGAACCAGGCGGGTCAGCCGGGCCCTCGTGTTCAGCGAGCCGCCCTCCCGCTCCACGGCTTCCTGAACGACACCGCCGAGCGCTTCCAGCGCGGCGCGCCCGAGTGCCCGCTCCAGTTGGAGATACCGGAGGACCTGCCCTCGCTCGACGCCGACGCGGTGCTCGTGCGACGCGCGCTCCACAACCTGCTCGACAACGCGCGCAAGTACTCGGAGCCCGGCAGTCCCGTGACGCTCCGGGCCCTGGTGGATGCGGACTCCGTGAGGCTGGAGGTCGAGGACCGAGGCATCGGCATCAGCGCCACGGACCTGGCCCAGCTCTCCACGCCCTTCTTCCGGACCGACCGCAGCCGCGCGCGTGAGACAGGGGGACTGGGGCTCGGGCTCACGCTGGTGCGCCGCATCGTCGAAGCGCACGGAGGAACGCTGTCCTTCCACCACGCCGCCGAGCAGGGAACGCGCGCGACGCTCACGTTCCCCAAGCCCTCCAGCGTCCAGTCCGCGGCCTGA
- a CDS encoding zinc metalloprotease, whose translation MIGIVAKRASRLAVVAGALFSLTACQGDSAAETPAPADPIGEQTAGLRGCATIEPSAEERASIDAFVKSRKMEMRAVGSVTVPTYFHVINKGTGIANGDIPESQITAQMNVLNAAYANTPFRFVLQGTTRTNNSKWFALKSGSANERAMKKALRKGGPESLNIYSANLSGGLLGWATFPSSYTSAPLQDGVVLLYSSVPGGSAAPYNEGDTGTHEVGHWLGLYHTFQGGCTGAGDSVSDTPAEASPAYGCPAGRDTCAGGGADPINNFMDYTDDSCMNSLTAGQIDRADSLTATYR comes from the coding sequence ATGATTGGCATCGTCGCGAAGCGAGCGAGTCGTCTGGCCGTGGTTGCTGGTGCGCTGTTCAGCCTCACCGCATGTCAGGGCGACAGCGCCGCGGAGACGCCGGCTCCCGCGGACCCCATCGGGGAGCAGACGGCGGGCCTGCGCGGCTGTGCGACCATCGAGCCCTCCGCCGAGGAGCGCGCGTCCATCGACGCCTTCGTGAAGAGCCGCAAGATGGAGATGCGCGCGGTGGGCTCCGTGACGGTGCCGACCTACTTCCACGTCATCAACAAGGGCACGGGCATCGCGAACGGTGACATCCCCGAGTCGCAGATCACCGCGCAGATGAACGTGCTGAACGCGGCCTACGCCAACACCCCGTTCCGGTTCGTGCTCCAGGGCACGACGCGCACGAACAACTCCAAGTGGTTCGCGCTGAAGAGCGGCAGCGCCAACGAGCGCGCCATGAAGAAGGCGCTGCGCAAGGGCGGCCCCGAGAGCCTCAACATCTACTCCGCCAACCTGAGCGGCGGCCTGCTGGGCTGGGCGACGTTCCCCTCCAGCTACACCAGCGCCCCCCTGCAGGACGGCGTGGTCCTCCTCTACAGCAGCGTCCCCGGCGGCTCCGCGGCGCCCTACAACGAGGGTGACACGGGCACGCACGAGGTCGGCCACTGGCTGGGCCTGTACCACACGTTCCAGGGCGGCTGCACCGGCGCGGGCGACTCCGTCAGCGACACCCCGGCCGAGGCCTCTCCCGCCTACGGCTGCCCCGCGGGCCGCGACACGTGCGCGGGCGGCGGCGCGGACCCCATCAACAACTTCATGGATTACACGGACGACTCCTGCATGAACTCGCTCACCGCGGGTCAGATTGACCGCGCGGACAGCCTCACCGCGACCTACCGCTAG
- a CDS encoding COX15/CtaA family protein has product MNHAASSRRFQVFSVGVLVFTLGVILWGAFVRATGSGAGCGDHWPVCNGEVVPREPSIQTMIEYTHRVTSGLVMLLALGLCVWALRAHAKGHPVRKAASWALFFMLTEALVGAGIVLLKYVADNASMGRAVWMGVHLVNTFLLVGAQTMVVWFSRGHAPLTFRGQGWVGALVGVSLAGMLLLGVSGAIAALGDTLFPSETLMEGLRQDVSDTAHVLVRKRVLHPVLAICMGALLVFIGRWMAKLRPSADVKRAATVITGLYIAQLAVGAVNVVLLAPVWLQLVHLLMADFVWMAVVSLCAAGLSSDAPRAEAVEATAATHPSPV; this is encoded by the coding sequence ATGAATCACGCCGCCTCGTCACGTCGGTTCCAGGTCTTCAGCGTCGGAGTGCTGGTCTTCACGCTGGGGGTGATTCTGTGGGGCGCGTTCGTCCGGGCTACGGGCTCCGGTGCGGGCTGCGGCGACCACTGGCCGGTCTGCAACGGCGAGGTGGTGCCTCGCGAGCCCTCCATCCAGACGATGATTGAGTACACCCACCGGGTGACGAGCGGGCTGGTGATGCTGCTCGCGCTGGGGTTGTGCGTGTGGGCGCTCCGAGCACACGCCAAGGGCCACCCGGTGCGCAAGGCGGCGAGCTGGGCGCTGTTCTTCATGCTGACGGAGGCGCTGGTGGGGGCGGGCATCGTCCTCCTCAAGTACGTGGCGGACAACGCCTCCATGGGGCGCGCGGTGTGGATGGGCGTGCACCTGGTCAACACGTTCCTCCTCGTGGGCGCGCAGACGATGGTGGTGTGGTTCTCCCGAGGCCACGCGCCCCTGACGTTCCGAGGCCAGGGCTGGGTGGGCGCGCTGGTGGGCGTCAGCCTCGCGGGCATGTTGCTGCTGGGCGTGAGCGGCGCCATCGCCGCGCTCGGTGACACGCTGTTCCCCTCCGAGACGCTGATGGAGGGTCTGCGCCAGGACGTCTCCGACACGGCGCACGTCCTGGTCCGCAAGCGGGTGCTGCACCCGGTGCTGGCCATCTGCATGGGCGCGCTGCTGGTCTTCATCGGACGATGGATGGCGAAGCTGCGTCCGTCCGCCGACGTGAAGCGCGCCGCGACGGTCATCACGGGCCTGTACATCGCGCAGCTCGCGGTGGGCGCGGTGAACGTGGTGCTGCTGGCGCCCGTGTGGCTGCAGTTGGTGCACCTGCTGATGGCGGACTTCGTGTGGATGGCGGTGGTGAGCCTGTGCGCGGCGGGGCTGTCGTCGGACGCACCTCGCGCCGAAGCCGTGGAGGCGACGGCGGCGACCCACCCGTCGCCGGTGTAG